The sequence below is a genomic window from Salicibibacter cibarius.
ATTAAAGCTCCTCTTGAGGAAATTGTTTCACCATTGTTTATCACACTTACTTTAATCATATCAGTTACTTTAGGAGTACTTCCGAAACTTTCAACTAAATTACAGCATTTCAATTTGGTGAAAACGGCCGATAAACGATTAACATCTTTAAGACCTTACTCACCTATATTGCTAAGACTGGGAGTTGCTTTTGCTTTAATGATTCAACTACTCTCTGGAAGTATTTTAGCACCAGAAATTCCTGTCAGACAAATGACCATGTGGATTGCTATTTTGACAATCAGTTTACTTCTCATGCCGAATAAAATGGCAACACAATTGGGTGCCATAGGATTATTTATGTTATTTGTTTTCGAGATTCAATTTTTTGGTTTTTTTCATATGCTGGAATATAGTTATTATCTAGCCATTGTCCTTGCTTTGCTTATTCAGAAAACAAGATATCATCATTTTGGAATACCAATTCTTTATCTTGGAACAGGGTTTTCTCTTTGTTGGGCTGCCTTGGAAAAGTTGGTATTTCCGGAACTTAGTATAAATATTATTGAAAGCTTTAATATCCCAACATTCGGTATAGAACCATCCATTTTAGTTGTTTTAGGTGCTTTCATTGAATTTGTATTGGGTTATTTATTATTAATTGGAATCTTCAACCGCCTGTTAGCATTGTCAATAACCCTTCTTTTTTTCATGACAACGACAGTTTTTGGCATTACCGAGATAATTGGCCATTCTATCATACACATTATCTTAATTATTTTTATCATCGAAGGAAAAGGGTTTTATCCCACACCTATTGAAATCCATCGAGGTTTACGTCATCAAACGGTTTTTATTGTATTTAACTTTTTACTCATAAATTTAGCTCTTCTACTTCTTTATTATCGTTTTGCTTAGTTTTTGGTATAGTACAGAACTTTCTTGTAACCATTCAGTTCGTTGGAGAAATCCAAAAGTAGGCACCCACCGCCGGTTACATTCATATACTATGGATGATAACTGATTAATGAAGTGAAGCCAATGTATTACCATTCTCCATATGTATGTCCTTCTGCGTATCCATCCGGGTACCACCCAAGAGTGAGGGCTGAACATGCACAACCAAATGACATGATGCCTAATGGAAATATGAGCTCCATGATGGATATGATGCGGGGGGCGCTCTCAAGTTTTTCATCAATGATTACTACTGTATCGAAAAATGCTTGAAATATGATCGTTCTTGAGAAGAGTGTCATACAGCATTTCTGCAAGAACCAGGTATCCATGACAACACCCCTACCGTTCGATTACAACAGTTTTAAATCTGATACCAAAAGGGCTGGCTGTCCCAATGGTTAATGATCTTATGAGGCAGCTCTTTCATGTTTGAAACACGATATGGCGACCCGAGTGAGAGGTAACTAAATGTTTGAGCCCCACCCTAATCTGAGCCATACCTATTATTTTTACTTATTGACCAAATACAGTAATTGATGTTTATTTTTCTGAAATGATCACTTTACCTAATTGGCAAGCATATATGACATAGTGTCATCACTTTATGTGATGCTAATGTTGATGGATCCTGAACGAAATGAGGAAGTTGATGTATCGGCGTTACATCAACTTCAACCTATCGACATTCCATGTAAACAAAGCTTTTTGTATGAAAACACTTTTGGCTAGAAGGCATCAAGAAACCATGCCCTCCATATTTGTTTTGTAGGACTAAAACGTACATATTTTATTCGATAAGATCTATTTAAGCTGTTTCTGGATCAGCATTTGATATGGTGTATCCTTTCTTTTTGAGGTATTCGATCATTTTTTGTTCTTTTTGTTGTTTCTTTTGGTGAACGTATTCGGGGCCTAGTTCCTGATACGGTTCTCCATTTTTTAAGATGTTGTACGCGATGGTTACGATTAAATGAGCGGAAGCGAAATGAGCCTTTTTCTTGCCTTGCCGTTTCATAATTCTTCGCTGATGGGCAGAAATCCGGTTGTTTTGCCTGGCTGTCGTCAACGCGCATTGGACCGCCATGGTCTGTAATGCTTTGTTCCCTTTTGAGGTTTTACTTCCTTTTTTTTTACCAGCACTTTCGTTGTTTCCAGGACTTAATCCGGCCCAGGAAGCAAGGTGTTTGGAAGACTTAAATACGGACATGTCCACGCCCATTTCAGCGATGAAAGTGGCCGCGCCCGATTGATCCACGCCGGGAATCGTGTCCAAAAGTTCGACTTCTTTGCGATAAGGTTCTAGGCACTGATCGATTTGTTCTTCTAAGTCTTGGATCATTTTCTCAACATATAGCATGTGGTCCCAGTGATACTGCAGCATGTCACGGTGATGACGGCGTAAGCGACCATTGATGGCTTTGGCAATATCAGGGAGACTCGCTTTCGTGCGCCAGTGGACCATTTCCTGAAGTTCCTTCATCTCTATCTTTTCACCATTGATGATTGCTTCGAGGATGCGGCGTCCAGATAAACCAAAGATATCGGACAGAACCGACGTCAGCTTGATGTTGGCATCTTGAAGGATTTTGTGGATGCGGTTTTGCTCGGCTGTACGCTGGTGAGTCATCTTTTTTCGATAGCGCGTCAGATCTCGTAAATCGCGAATATCCTCCGGGGGAACAAAATTGCTTTCGATTAGCCCACTTTTCAATAGTTTGGCTAACCACTCGGCATCTTTGACATCGGTTTTGCGACCGGGAACATTTTTGACATGTTTTGCATTAGCAAGGATAAGCTGAAAATCACTTTCTAGAATGTTCCATACGGGCTTCCAGTAAACGCCGGTGCTTTCCATGACAAGATCGGTGACTTTAAATGATGCGAGCCAATCATTTAATTCCAACAATCCAGCTGTTGTGGTTGAAAATGATTGAATCGTTTTCTCCGGCTTCTTGTCTAATGGTCCAAATAAAGCACAAGCGACAATCGTTTCTTGGTGTACATCTAGGCCTGCACACCTTTCAATCATAGCTTCCATGGGACAACCCACCTCCTACATGAATGAACAATACAAATGACAGTGGATCCGTTTCAAAACTTTTGTATTCGTGCTCTAGGCACAGTAAATGGTTCTTTCATACTGTCAAAACCAGTTTCTTACGCAGGGTATCTTTTTCCAAAATCCACCAAAAAGCATTCAGCCTGGTTGTATTGTTAGTAAAGATATCGCCAATTCATAAAGAGGATATACTCCCATTTTGAGCAAACACCCATTTTCATGGTAGATGGTGGCTACCGGGAGCGTAGCCACATTGTTTCTTATATGAATGAACAAAATATTGTCTCTGAGGCACGTAATACAGCAATGACAATGGCTCAAGATAATTTTAACTCTTCCTTAAGTATGAACGCACAGAATGTAAGGAATATTCATTTACAAATGGCCCTACAACAGTTTGGGTTACAAAGCAGATATAGTGATTTTATTGAATCAAAAGGGTGGGATTATACTCCAAATGCCTCGATTCAAGAGCAGTTACATGCGCTAAAAGTATTTCAACAGATGTATTATAATCTATGAATATAGCCATTCCTGTGCCGATCATCATGATCGGCACAGATATTCCCCGAGCCCCTTGGAGAAATGAAGTTAAAGGTATGCTTCGGCTATGGCCTATAAGTCAGGGTGGGTGCTCTGAAGTTCTGACCACTGTATAAAAGAATACTTGAAATGTGCTCGTTCTTGAGAAAAAACGCATGTCTTTCCAAAACAATTAAAGACATATCGCCAACGGATGATTCAATTCTGAGACCTTCGAGAACTTTGGCGATATCCGCCCCAAAATTGGACCATTAGACACGTTCTAGTAAAAGTATTTTCTAAATAGAATGATAGCGTAAGGAGGGACAGGCCCTTGCGCAGACCATATCACTACTCAAATGCCTTCTCAGTATCGAAATCGAATGTTCAGTCAATCTTTATGGTAGCCGTCGCTTTTATCGTTGGAACCTTTCTTATTATTGCTATGCTAACGACTGCGGATAATCAACATCGCTTTTCTTCATCAGTCCTTCATGATTGGACGAAAGAGGCACAAAGTGATTGGTTTATCCATTTATTAGGGGCTGAAAATCGGTATTATCTAGATGCAATGCAAGATACTTCTACCCCCAGTTTGACAACAACAGTTATAGAGCTTGCTACGAATATGAACTTGAATGACCCACGCACATTTTTGGGAAGAGAGATTCCCGGTTTTTCAGGTTTTGACAATACGCTTGTAATTGCTGGGCAAGGAACTGACTTTACAAATATGGCTATGGAATCTCCCCCTCCTTTCGAGGAACATCAATATGAACAACCCGAAACTGATGGAAGTGAAAGGGGAGATACTGTAGACGATGATCCACCTGAGATTTCCGATGAAGAACCGATCATTCATCTCTTACATTCACATAGCCGTGAGTCTTTTTTGCCTGAAATCGAGGGAGACGATCCAAACCACCAAGAAATTAATATTGTTCAGGTTGGCAACTATCTAGCCGATCAATTTCGCGAATACGGGCTTCCTGTAGAAGTGTCTGATCATGACATTCAACAGAAATTAAATGAGCGAGAATGGGATTATAGCCAATCTTATGAGGTATCTCGCGAGATTCTCATGCAAGACGTGGAAGAACATGAACAACTCGAATTTTTCTTTGATCTTCACCGTGACTCTGTAGAACGAGAGCTTACTACAGCTACAATTAATGATGAAGTTTATGCGCGAACATTTTTTGTTATCGGAGAAGACCATCCGGACTATGAACATAATTTGGAAATGGCGGTAGAAATCCATCACCGCCTGGAGGATAAGTGGCCGGGATATTAAGTAGAGGCGTCATGACCTCGGGAGGTGCCGGCGTGGATGGGGTTTATAATCAGGATTTATCACCGAATTCGATGACCATCGAATTCGGAGGGGTGGACAACACGTTTGAAGAAGTCTATCGCAGTGCTGACGCAGTAGCTGAAGTTATACAAGAATATATCTACGAGGAACTTGACCGTTAGATTTGGGGGTGTTTCTCGCCTCCTCTTCATTATCGTCAGCGTACAATTTCATTCCGCGTTTTGCTGCTAATACTGCACTTAGAGCCCCCCTCGTTGTTATAGCGAGGGGGTTCTAAATGCTTGGGGGGTATATTGTAGTAGGTGAAGTAAATGCCTAAGGGTATTACTTCATTTTGATCGTCTGAGCACAACAGTAAATGTAAGAACTGTTGAGAACCATGCCTCCATGTGAAAGCAGAAATTATTAACTTAAAATGAACGTAACCCATTTCGGTTGATTTCCTCATATTAGACAGGAGGCCATGTTTTGAATAGAAATTTATGTTTTCCTCCTTAACGGAACCTTCTTTCCATATGTTCCCATTCTCCAAAACCATTCAAAAGGGCCATAGTAAAACGTTTTTAGCCAGAGGTGGCTGAAAATCATTTGTACGACAAATAAAATGATACCTATAAAAAGGGCGAATACATAGCTTGGTTCCATCCAAATTCCGACCCTTTCAAAAATTGTTCTCCCACTGTGCATAAACAGACTTACGAATACCAGCGACTGCAAAAGGTAATTGGTGAAAGCCATTTTTCCAACAGCAGTAAATGGCAACAACGCATTTGATAGGGTCGTCGTTCTGCTCGTTCCTAAAAGAATAATGCTCATTAAGATTCCAACGGTTACGACAAACGGATAAAAATTTTCCAGAGGCGTGAAGACAAGGGCATCAACCTCATAATAAGGGGCTGTTTTTCCGGAAACACCAACAGTAAGGAAAATCAAAGATAGGAGCCACATTCGCTTTCTCCGTGCTATTGCTTGTGAAAGTAAACCCTTACGATAAGTGTACATCCCAAATAAGAAAAAGCCCAAATGTTCCACCATAGAAGAAAATTCATTAATGAGATATTCGGACCCCGTGGGAGATTCTCCCGGTCCAAGTAGTAAGTCTTTGAGCCATTCGTCAAGAGAAAACGAGTGAGGGAAAAAATAATTTAGAAAATCCACTCCAATCGTATACCCCAGCCAAAAAAACAAAGCCATTGTAAGCAACCACTTCTCTGGAAACTTAATAAAAAAAAGAAGTACGTAACCAGCCATGGCATACATAAGCAGGATGTCCCCCGCCCAAATGTAATACCCATGGAGAGCCCCAATTATAAATAGTAATAGCAACCTGCGGAATAACGTTGGGAATGGATTCAAATTTTTTTTGCTTAGTCTTTGATAAATAAGAATAAGACTGATTCCGAACATAAATGCAAATAATGGCCTGGCGCTATCTTCCAGTAAAATTGACATCAAGGTATCGATGGATTCATTGATAGAAGATTGGTTTTCCGTCTCTATGGAAGCCAATCCAGAAATATTTACTAAAAAAATAGCTAGTAAAGCTAATCCACGCAGTTGATCTAAAATCTTAATTCTATTACCCTGACCCTGACCTTCATTCTTCACCGATCGCATGAGAACCTTCTTTCCAAGTATTTACGTTTT
It includes:
- a CDS encoding DoxX family membrane protein — encoded protein: MTMKYIITIIALSIVYILIPFTASAHVKWFSTETPIKAPLEEIVSPLFITLTLIISVTLGVLPKLSTKLQHFNLVKTADKRLTSLRPYSPILLRLGVAFALMIQLLSGSILAPEIPVRQMTMWIAILTISLLLMPNKMATQLGAIGLFMLFVFEIQFFGFFHMLEYSYYLAIVLALLIQKTRYHHFGIPILYLGTGFSLCWAALEKLVFPELSINIIESFNIPTFGIEPSILVVLGAFIEFVLGYLLLIGIFNRLLALSITLLFFMTTTVFGITEIIGHSIIHIILIIFIIEGKGFYPTPIEIHRGLRHQTVFIVFNFLLINLALLLLYYRFA
- a CDS encoding IS110 family transposase; this encodes MEAMIERCAGLDVHQETIVACALFGPLDKKPEKTIQSFSTTTAGLLELNDWLASFKVTDLVMESTGVYWKPVWNILESDFQLILANAKHVKNVPGRKTDVKDAEWLAKLLKSGLIESNFVPPEDIRDLRDLTRYRKKMTHQRTAEQNRIHKILQDANIKLTSVLSDIFGLSGRRILEAIINGEKIEMKELQEMVHWRTKASLPDIAKAINGRLRRHHRDMLQYHWDHMLYVEKMIQDLEEQIDQCLEPYRKEVELLDTIPGVDQSGAATFIAEMGVDMSVFKSSKHLASWAGLSPGNNESAGKKKGSKTSKGNKALQTMAVQCALTTARQNNRISAHQRRIMKRQGKKKAHFASAHLIVTIAYNILKNGEPYQELGPEYVHQKKQQKEQKMIEYLKKKGYTISNADPETA
- a CDS encoding spore coat protein, with amino-acid sequence MVDGGYRERSHIVSYMNEQNIVSEARNTAMTMAQDNFNSSLSMNAQNVRNIHLQMALQQFGLQSRYSDFIESKGWDYTPNASIQEQLHALKVFQQMYYNL
- the spoIIP gene encoding stage II sporulation protein P, translating into MRRPYHYSNAFSVSKSNVQSIFMVAVAFIVGTFLIIAMLTTADNQHRFSSSVLHDWTKEAQSDWFIHLLGAENRYYLDAMQDTSTPSLTTTVIELATNMNLNDPRTFLGREIPGFSGFDNTLVIAGQGTDFTNMAMESPPPFEEHQYEQPETDGSERGDTVDDDPPEISDEEPIIHLLHSHSRESFLPEIEGDDPNHQEINIVQVGNYLADQFREYGLPVEVSDHDIQQKLNEREWDYSQSYEVSREILMQDVEEHEQLEFFFDLHRDSVERELTTATINDEVYARTFFVIGEDHPDYEHNLEMAVEIHHRLEDKWPGY
- a CDS encoding stage II sporulation protein P, whose protein sequence is MAGILSRGVMTSGGAGVDGVYNQDLSPNSMTIEFGGVDNTFEEVYRSADAVAEVIQEYIYEELDR
- a CDS encoding DUF418 domain-containing protein encodes the protein MKNEGQGQGNRIKILDQLRGLALLAIFLVNISGLASIETENQSSINESIDTLMSILLEDSARPLFAFMFGISLILIYQRLSKKNLNPFPTLFRRLLLLFIIGALHGYYIWAGDILLMYAMAGYVLLFFIKFPEKWLLTMALFFWLGYTIGVDFLNYFFPHSFSLDEWLKDLLLGPGESPTGSEYLINEFSSMVEHLGFFLFGMYTYRKGLLSQAIARRKRMWLLSLIFLTVGVSGKTAPYYEVDALVFTPLENFYPFVVTVGILMSIILLGTSRTTTLSNALLPFTAVGKMAFTNYLLQSLVFVSLFMHSGRTIFERVGIWMEPSYVFALFIGIILFVVQMIFSHLWLKTFYYGPFEWFWRMGTYGKKVPLRRKT